In Rhodamnia argentea isolate NSW1041297 chromosome 1, ASM2092103v1, whole genome shotgun sequence, the genomic window GAGGGACTCGCGGAGGAGGTTCAGGTCGGCATAGATGGAGAGGATGAAGGACAAGGACGTGGAGGAGAGTCCCTTGTGCTTGACGATCTGGGCATGGAGTTGCTTCGCGCGTGGCTTCGTGGTGATGGTGTGGGGATTGTTGAGCACGGCCTTGAGCACCATGCTCGGAAGCGAAGCCATCGTCTCGCTTTCTTCAAGTGTAAAAACTCTTACCTTTGCTTTAACATGTGGCATTAACGTAGGAAAATAGCACAAATGATGTCTGAACTTGGGTCCCGTGTAATTTggtctcaaaatttttaaattatttaatataATCTCTCAACATTAATCTAATATAATTCGtgattcttaaaattttaatttttcaatatcaTCTCTgagacttttggtacatattcaatttagtccacaaattataaaaaaaattcaatataatccttcaaCTTGAAATAATGGAaggattttgacaaaaaaagaaaagaaaagaaaagtaatcgAAGGATGacaatgaatattttcatatagtttataaattaaattgaatatgtaccaaaagttcggagaccacactgaataaattgaaagtttatgaatcacattgcacattgagctaaagtttatggatcaaattgaataattaaaaattcagggatcatattacacattgaACTATCCCTATTAACTATATTGGTCGCCACGTGGCAAACCAAGGGACGAGCCACGTGTCATAAATGcgcccaaatttgatttttgaaatctcAACATGCGATAAGCAGAGATATAATTACCAATAATTAGAATCGatctattttttccttctttgtcttCCATGTTAAccaatttaatattttcctAAGTGAAGCTGAACACTTTTGCTCTTTTTGctcaaagaaaaatgaacaaaatatgcACCACGACAACTAAACTTTGATTGTCAAAGTTTCGTAATTGTTCAAACAAGGTtctctaatacaaaaaaaaaaaaaaaactaatatcGTCGAAAAACATCTATGAGTTTTGCAAATTCTCACATAAACTCATTTTATCCCAAAGAGAAATTATATTCTAAAGAATGTACAAGGATCTTATAATTGTTCCCGTCTGTAACATATTGAactacaaaaattttatgccaAGCGTATTAAGAGAAATCTTCTCCGAAGAATACTGTCTATAAAGAAAGATATGGATTAGGAAAGTAATTGTCCCATGGAAAGAATGTAAAAGAAATTCTTATCAAATTGgttaataaaaacaaaaatctatGCTGATGAACATTGATAAAATTTACTACCAAAAGACAATTTAATCAAGTAGTTGGAATATCCGAGTTTAGTCCGCCAACGGTGGAATCTCCGAATCGAGTTCCTATACTTTCGTCAAGTCGTGTCATCAAATAACACTATAATTTCCATCAATCATGCTAAAAATGCTCACATAGTTAACTTCGTATCAATTcacgtcaatttgaaatttgtggaaaaaatattgataaattgtgtctattcataaataaataaaaattgcctTTTCTTAAGCCATTTATTTGCTTATTCAACATCCTAGTGGAAAATAGGAAGAGAGATTTCAGTGGATTTGATTCATTCTTCTTTGTGGTCATATGATCAGGGAAATTTTTCATTCTGTCCTAAACATATAGTTATGATGTCactttaatcctaaatttttttaatttttccaattgaaacctaaaactttgcatgaaattccaatgtagtccttccgaccaatttttttctgaaaaattgctGACGATTGCCATGTAGAACGATTGGCGATGATTGGACTGcccattagcgattttcgacgAAAATTAACTGGAAGGGCTACATTAGAATTTCGAGCAAATGTTTAGGGCCGAATtgacagattaaaaaaaattcatgactgTCCATCGCATATAGGCTTTAAGGACACCGTAGCATAACCATCGAGGTGATGTCAAGACCTAAAAGATCGAATTGAAGGATACATAGACAAGTAAATCCCTTATGAATTACAACCCTTAAAGGCATTATCGTTCAAAGGGAAGTAGACTACTCAAGAATTTCGCATTTCATTTATGTAGGAATTTATAATCgaataaagaattcaaaaaatctaaataaaacgAAAATAAGAATGAATCAATGGAATGTTGCTTGGTCTTCACTGCTAACTTGAGTAAGGAGTAGATTTTTGGAGGTTTAGTatcgtataatagatttaggattgattgggTAAAGTTTCGTCGGGTGGTCAATTTTTAACTAATGGGATGGGGATTTGAGAATAGGTGCAAAAACAGGGAAAAGAACATAATGTCAGTAATGTGGAGGGAGGCATGGAGggcattattttttaatttttttaattttttttttttttgggtcgaaggaGGGCATTAATGAAAAGGTCAAATAAGTTTTTAAAAGTCCTGGTTCACCTTGCAAAACCAGGATTTGAGTCATTGAAGTGCACGGTTGACCAACCCTTCTTGTTTTAATTTGCTAGGAAATTAAAGACCCTTGAAAAAGTAGACAAAGAAATTACAACCGGTAAAAATTTTCGGTTTTAATTAATGACAATCAATCCTCCACCAGAAACTATTGAAAACTCTGCTCTGTCTTTGGTGGTTGTTCCATGATTGATCTGAGACTTTTATAGTTTACAAGAGGTGGAGAAATGCagaaatttttccaaagatgAATGGGAAAATGAGAGGTATGAACCTtaaaagttagagatttttgcaaatatttttgctCAAATGAAGCTGTTATGAATCCCTAAAAGGTAAAAATTCCTCATTCGTTTATGCATTAGCATAGATATTAGTAGGGATTACCAATAGACAAAGTCTTAACAGGGTAAAAATTAGACAGAGTATCCCCAAACCCTCTCAAAATTCTAAGTATCCCTATTCAAAAGCTACCAAATAATTCCACAAATCTCTCACAAGAAGTTAGAATATAAGATATCTCTAGTTCAATAACCATCTATGTTTAAAATGCTGAAAAAAATATCAGATCTTGTCAAATTTTCAAACCAGCTTTCTTTACCATTATTACTTTGTATGGATAGGCAGGGTCCTCAGCAGACCCCATTAAGAACTTGCTCAAACCAGAAGgatgggttaaaaaaaaaaaattgacagttGAATTTGAATTGTCTTGACTAGATACAGTCAAAGCTTACAATGTAACTGCCAAATAAGATcatgaaaacccaaaaatatatGCATCCCTAAACCCTCTATTGGCTTCAGACCAAACTGATATCTCCTTCCTGCTTTTTCCAAAACCCAATTTCGACATTCCCATCTTCTTCAAAACCTCCCACCCTTTCCTCTCTGCAAGTTTCAAGCTTTGTTTGTGTATCAGTAGAGTCTCCAGAAAAAAGGGATCATGAGGATTATTGATTTTCACCTGAAGCTCAAGGTaagcccatctctctctctctctctctctctggtgactgcaattatttgtttttggtttAAGAATATGTATTTATGATGCCTTTAGCCTTTTTATCTGAAAGATCTTCCACACTGTGCAAATTTGGGAAgaaaaagacccaaaaaaaggaGACTTGGTGGATTTGTTCTGCGCAAATTGTCTGAAGATTAACGTTAAATCAAGTTTCATATCATAAAAAGATGTTCTTTTTAGCAATCCAAATATCCAACTTCCCAAAAGTGAGCAACGATTTTGTGCACGACTCTGCTTAGTAAAATGAATTGGACTATTGCCCCCACAGAGCTGAATTGAGTATATTACACTGCGATGAAGAAAGAAACGAGCAAGGAAGCTAGTAAAATGCTGAAAATAGCTTGGATAACCAATGCAGGAAAGAGATACATCCATCAAACAGCCAATTTACATTATCAGTTTGATAGGATTCTCCGCTCATCGTAAATGTGTGATCAGATGATttgtcaaaaattttttttgatgaATCAGGTGTGTCGAATTCGGCGCTTTCTGACTGGAAACTTCAGaagcaagaaaaggaaatttcagGTGGGAAGGAAGCCTGCATGGATGATGCAGCTATCACATGGCCATTTCGTTCACGAAAAAAAGGACGGTTCGGACTCGGACTCAGTCGTCATCCAAAGGGAGCAAATTCAAGGGCTCGAGCTGTGgctttttggggtttttgatgcgCAAATAGGAGACAGGGTCGCCAAGTACTTGCAGTCACATTTGTTTGACAAGAAGCCAAATGAGGTACTCCTACAGAGCAGCTATGTGACTATAGAGAACTAGTTTTTAATTAACTGCCCTTAAAATCTAGCTTTGGAGGTCAACCTGAAGGTGTGTTTGCAAAATCTATTCACTTATACGTCGGATTTTCGATTCGAATAGCCTTGAACTTTTGTGATATGTCTTACAGATTCTGATTCTCAAGGTTGGTTTTGCACTAAATGGAAATCTAACTTATGGATAACTTACATTGTTTacctttttcacctttttaaaCATTTCTCAAGTCTCCCAATCTAGTAATtcctctttttttggtcaatttcacAACCTAGTAATTCAATGGTTGGTCAATTTCACAACCTAGTAATTCAATGATTCTGATTAACATTATCGTTATGTAGTTATCCCTGCTAAGTATGAAAAGACTCGGTTGCCGTTGCAATGCTAAAGCTTGTTTTATTTCTATCGTGGCAGTCACAGATAGTGAGGAAGACTGAAGAGATGACGAGAAAAGCGTACCTCAGTGCTCGGGCTAAGATAAGGGTaagcgagaagaagaagatggatggGGAGGCGCTGATGAAAGCGGGTTCGGCGTCGGTGATGGTCGTGAATGGAGAAAAGCTCGTGACAGGTAACATGGGTGAGTATAGAGCAGTTGTTTGCAGGAATGGCGTGGCCAAGCAGACCACAAGCAAGCACCAGCAGTCGCCCAAAAGGCATTGGATTCAAAGATTCATCCCAGGTAAACGGAAGTAATTTATCATTCATCAGGCGAGTCTAAGCCTCACTGTTCATCAAAACGCGATCGCCTGGATGCAGTATAATTGTTCGAGGCAATGAGTTCTCACCTAAGTGCTAATAAGAGAGAGACGAGAGATTGCATTTTGGTGAAATTCAGCGGCGGCTTCTCAGTTCGTGTATCTACGGCTGTTTCCTTGTTTGCTAAGTGTTAACCAGTTTCTGAGGCATATTCAGTATTACACACAATCAGATTGAATCTTGTCTGTACCAAAAGAACAGTCTTTTGGAGGAGGGTGAGATTACGTCATGAACATGGTTTTGTGTGGTTCGAAGAAAGCACGGAGAGATGCTGTGTGTTTTAACTCGCGTTCTAATGTTCGATAATTTTCCTTGGTCCATGACCGGGCAACATGATGGGGGCCTCTGTACTCTGTAGGTCGGATGTTGGCATGGAATTCTAGCAGGGAAGATGCCTCGAATCAGTCTAAAAGCTCCAAGCTCAGGATCGGCGTTGAGAGGATTGACACGAACACCGAATTCGTCATACTGGCAAGCTCCGGCATATGGGAGGTAAGTTGCTCGACCGAAATGTCAATTCCCTGaacattttcatgttctttATCAGCAACAATTCATGGGATAAGTGTCTACTCTGCATTCCCATTTGCTCTACCAAAAGTTATCATTCACAGTTCTGTTAATCATACTCAGTTTATTTCCCCTGTTCTCGCAGGCTTGCTCATATGTCTCTTGTTTTATCTTAGGTGATGAATAATCAAGAAGCTGTGAATCTGGTCAGGCACATGGAAAGCCCACAAGAAGCATCTGAGTGCCTGGCAAAGGAGGCCCTGGCCAGGATGAGCAGAGGCAGCATTTCTTGCTTGGTGGTTCGCTTCGAAGACGTGTAGAATTTGTCAAAGTCCTAGTTGAAGATGATTTTGAGTTTGTGATGAAACTTCTCTGACGATGTGAGAAGCAATCTTGTTTCAGAGTTAATTTTTCCGGGCCGATTATTGCTTCGAACTCTACCATCTTGTAGATACAGATGGAAGGCAAAAAGGTGATAATGCTCGGCTCAACGCAGCTACGGTACAAAATGGTTTTGATATGAGTAATGAGGCATCGTTTCATTTAGATTAAGC contains:
- the LOC115743387 gene encoding putative protein phosphatase 2C-like protein 44, with translation MRIIDFHLKLKVCRIRRFLTGNFRSKKRKFQVGRKPAWMMQLSHGHFVHEKKDGSDSDSVVIQREQIQGLELWLFGVFDAQIGDRVAKYLQSHLFDKKPNESQIVRKTEEMTRKAYLSARAKIRVSEKKKMDGEALMKAGSASVMVVNGEKLVTGNMGEYRAVVCRNGVAKQTTSKHQQSPKRHWIQRFIPGRMLAWNSSREDASNQSKSSKLRIGVERIDTNTEFVILASSGIWEVMNNQEAVNLVRHMESPQEASECLAKEALARMSRGSISCLVVRFEDV